One Zeugodacus cucurbitae isolate PBARC_wt_2022May chromosome 3, idZeuCucr1.2, whole genome shotgun sequence genomic region harbors:
- the LOC128920127 gene encoding uncharacterized protein LOC128920127, producing MEVVFTVSNKGSNKIVLDGFDYHFRSKNEKKKKFRWSCAQRKSLICKSVVVTKENSGDHVIQRAPTAHNHDPKTHQVSVAQANNKVKDLSTSSSLAPSQIIREAVVDCQPDRRVYLPSKRGQKMKISRLRKGTYTNEPGNVQEINIPEHLKYLEGELFVLSDWDFDGEKNIIMGTTSSLKELERSHCWVMDGTFFVVPKVFRQLFTIQGLIDGQFVPLVLCLMSKKSKQAYTEFFHQLFKLGLAQNINLHPQRIITDFERTVSSAAKEYFPDARYNGCLFHFSQIIWRRV from the coding sequence atggaagTCGTGTTTACTGTGTCAAACAAAGGaagtaataaaatagttttggaTGGTTTTGATTACCATTTtcgttccaaaaatgaaaagaagaagaagttccGCTGGTCGTGTGCGCAAAGAAAATCCCTAATATGTAAAAGTGTTGTTGTGACAAAAGAAAATAGTGGCGATCATGTAATACAACGCGCTCCTACTGCCCATAATCATGATCCAAAGACCCATCAAGTATCTGTGGCACAGGCGAACAACAAAGTAAAGGATTTGAGTACATCATCTTCACTGGCGCCTTCCCAAATTATTAGGGAAGCAGTTGTAGATTGCCAACCAGACCGCCGGGTGTACTTACCATCGAAACGaggccaaaaaatgaaaataagccgACTTCGAAAGGGTACATATACCAACGAACCAGGAAATGTACAGGAAATTAATATACCGGAGCATTTGAAATACCTGGAGGGAGAATTATTTGTGTTGAGTGATTGGGATTTCGATGGTGAAAAGAACATTATTATGGGCACAACGAGTTCCCTAAAGGAATTGGAGAGGTCACACTGCTGGGTGATGGATGGGACGTTTTTTGTTGTACCGAAAGTTTTTCGCCAACTGTTCACCATACAAGGGCTAATTGATGGTCAATTTGTGCCTCTAGTTTTGTGCCTGATGAGCAAAAAATCCAAGCAGGCGTACACTGAATTTTTTcatcaattatttaaattggGTTTAGCACAGAATATTAATCTTCATCCGCAAAGAATTATTACTGATTTTGAACGAACCGTCTCGTCTGCGGCAAAAGAGTATTTTCCTGATGCCCGATATAATGGGTGTCTATTTCACTTTAGCCAGATCATTTGGAGACGAGTTTAG